One Chryseobacterium sp. StRB126 genomic region harbors:
- a CDS encoding GIN domain-containing protein: MKKRTLFIFSALVVLASCNERHEKKNKEKSGWVEKVVNKDSGPIQQREFNGDFDEIQVSQAIEAEIIKSDTEKVVISAPQNIIDEILVENEGGKLHIHYKSGIRVMNINKVTAKIYTRDFTKLIAESAASIDVKDKFTQEKTSVEASSAGSISGNLEANDFNINTGSSSHFSGEIWAVNLDIESSSGSSIDISGKAKHGEISSSSGSSISAKGVIVDNLEADASSGASIQISAVSSVKAEASSGGSVDISKKGDLKTISKEESSGGSVNIQ; encoded by the coding sequence ATGAAAAAAAGAACTCTTTTTATTTTTTCAGCCTTAGTGGTATTAGCCTCATGTAATGAAAGACATGAGAAAAAAAACAAAGAAAAAAGTGGCTGGGTAGAGAAGGTTGTCAATAAAGATTCAGGGCCCATTCAGCAGAGAGAATTCAATGGGGATTTTGACGAAATTCAGGTTTCTCAGGCAATAGAAGCAGAAATTATAAAGTCTGATACAGAAAAAGTAGTGATTTCAGCACCTCAAAATATCATCGATGAAATTCTTGTAGAAAATGAAGGTGGTAAACTGCATATTCATTACAAGTCGGGGATCAGAGTGATGAATATTAATAAAGTTACTGCAAAAATTTATACCCGAGACTTCACAAAGTTAATTGCAGAATCAGCGGCAAGCATTGATGTGAAAGATAAATTTACTCAGGAAAAAACAAGTGTTGAGGCTTCAAGTGCAGGAAGTATCTCGGGAAATTTGGAAGCTAATGACTTCAATATTAATACAGGCAGCAGCAGTCATTTCAGTGGGGAAATCTGGGCTGTAAATCTTGATATAGAATCTTCATCAGGATCAAGCATCGATATTTCCGGAAAAGCTAAACATGGGGAGATCAGCTCTTCTTCCGGAAGTAGCATTTCAGCTAAAGGCGTTATTGTAGATAATTTGGAAGCTGATGCATCCAGTGGAGCCAGTATTCAGATCAGTGCCGTATCTTCAGTTAAGGCAGAAGCCTCTTCAGGAGGAAGTGTAGATATCTCCAAAAAAGGAGACCTTAAAACAATCAGTAAAGAAGAAAGCAGTGGTGGAAGTGTAAACATCCAATAA